A region of the Bacillota bacterium genome:
CCTGTGCCGAGGCGTGCCCGACTGGGGCCACCCTCTTCGGAAAGCGCTCCGAACTCGTGGCGCAGGCTCGCCGGCGCATCCGGGAGCACCCGGACCGCTACGTGGACCGCATCTACGGCGCCGTCGAAGCGGGCGGCACGTCGTGGCTGTACCTCTCGGACGTTCCCTTCGAGAAGCTTGGGTTCCCCGCGGTCGGGGCGAGCGCGCCCGGTGAGTTCACCCGCCCCGTCATGGCGAAGGTGCCCGCGGTGGCGCTGGGCGTGGCCGGCCTGATGGCCGCGGTGCGCTGGTTGGAGGGCGGACGGGAAGCCGGTGAGGCAGGTCGTCCCCCTGCGGGAAAGGAGCGGGAGCCATGAAGGAACTCGCCCAGCACGCGGCACCTGGGACGATGGTGCTGCGCGGCCTGTCGGAGCGGGTCGCGAGCATCGGGTGGGGGCGGCTGGTTCTATGGGCAGTGGCGCTGTCCGGTGCCGCCGCCATGGTGTACCGCCTCGGGTGGGGGCTGGGAGCGAGCACCAACCTTAGCGACGACTGGCCGTGGGGCTGGTGGATTGCGGTCGACGTGATGGGCGGTGTGGCGCTGGCTGCAGGGGCTTTCGTCGTGGCGGCATGGGTGCACGTGTTTGGCCGCCACCGCTACGAGGTCCTGGCGAAGCCGGCCGTCCTGACGGGGTTCCTCGGGTATCTCATGGTGGTCGTAGGGCTCCTGATGGACATCGGGCGGCCTTACCGCATCTGGCACCCGATAGTGATGTGGCAGCCGCACTCCGTGATGTTCGAGGTCGCCTGGTGCGTCATGTGCTATACCACCGTGCTGGCCCTGGAGTTCAGCCCGGTCGCGTTCGAGGGGCTGGGGTGGCGAAGGGCTGCGCGGCGGGTGCGGCGCGCCATTGTGCCCCTGGTGATTCTGGGGGTCATGTTCTCCACGCTGCACCAGTCGTCGCTGGGCAGCCTGCTGCTCATCGCACCGTACCGGATGAATCCGCTCTGGTACTCCCCCTTGCTACCCGTCTTCTACTTCGCGTCGGCCGTGGCGGCCGGCCTGGCCACGGTGCAGCTGGAGGCGTCGGCTGCCGGCCGGTTTTACGGGCACCGAGTGGGGTCCGCCCTCATGGAGGGGCTCTCCAGGGGCCTCGTGTGGGTGCTCGTGCTGAACGCGGCGCTGCGGGTGGCCGACTGGGTCGTACGGGGGACCGGGCCGTGGATGGGCCCCGTTACCCTCGAAAGCGCCCTGGCCGCGGCCGAGGTGGGGCTGGGGATGCTGGTGCCGGCCGCTCTGCTGGCGGTGCGGTCGCTGCGCAGGCGCAGTGCGGTGCGCCTTTGGGCAGCGTGGATGGTCGTGGCGGGTGTGTTGATGAACCGGATCGACTCGTCCCTGGTCGCCATGCGCCAGAGCGCCTCGTCCGCCTACTGGCCATCCGTGCTGGAGTTTGTGGTCACCGCCGGTATCATCGCCGGCGGGATGCTGGCCTACGACTGTGTGGCACGGCACTGGCCGCTTTTCGAGGCTGCCGCTGAACCCACGCCCGAGAGGGCTGCGGCGGAGCACCACCGCAAGACCGTGGAGGCGCCGGCCTCATGACGGTCGGGGCCTGGCCGGCTGCTTCCGGCTCCTTGGCCGGCCTGCTGGCGGCGGGGGAGGCCCCGCGCGTGTTGCTGCTGGGCCCGGAGCCGGAAGAGGCCGCCCGGTTGGTGAGCTTTCTCCGGCGGGTGGGGTTTGAGGCGGAGGCCACGGGGCTTCCGGTGATAGCCGAAGAGGACGGATGCCCCGACACCCGAGCGGTGCAGGGCCTGGCCTCCCGCTTCGACCTGGCCGTTGTCTGGCTGAGCGAGCCGGACGTCCAGGCCCGTGAGTGGGTCCCGGTGCTGCGGGGGCTGCTGCGCCTTCCCGTGGTGGTGGCGTCCTCGGACAACCGGTACGAATCCCGGGTGGCGGCGCTGAGGGCAGGCGCGGAGGACTATGTGTGCCGCCCCCTGTCGCCGTCCGAGGTGGCGCTGCGCCTGCGCGCGATCTACCGCCGGGTGGGGTCGCGCCGGGTGGCCCAGGGACCGGGGGGACGGTCAGGTCAGGCTGCGGCGCACGGCCTGACGGTCGGGCCGCTCTCGCTCGAACGTGAAACCCGCCGGGCTGCCGTGGGAGGGCGCTCCCTCGATCTGACGTGCCGGGAGTTTAACCTCCTGTGGCTTCTGGCATCAAACCCGGGACGGGTCTTCTCCCGAGACGAGTTGATGCTGAAGCTCTGGGGCGACGAAGAGGCCGCCTCGCAGGAGTGTGTCACCGTGCTGGTCAGCCGTCTGCGGCGCAAGCTGCGGAGGGCAGGAGCCCCGCCTCGGCTTCGGATCCGGGCACTGTGGGGTGTCGGCTACCGGCTCGAGGGGCCGTCGCCCGCGCTGCCGCTTTCGGAGGCTCCGGTCGCACTAGGGGCAGGCGCAGCACTGAGCCTCCGGTAGATCTCCAGGGTGCGGGCGGCCATCCTGCGTGCCGTGAACGCCTCTTCGTAGCGTGCCCGGGCGGCCCGCTGCATCCGGGCTCGGGTCTTTGGATCGGAGGCGAGCCGGGAAAGCGCTCTGGCCAGGGCCTCGGGATCGCCGGGGGGCACCAGCAGCCCGTCCACCCCGTCCCGTACCACCTCAGGGATGCCGCCGACGGACGTGGCCACCACCGCGCAGCCCGCCGCCATCGCCTCGATGATCGACAAAGGCAGAGCCTCGTCCAGGCTCGGCAGGCACACGATGTCACACTGAGTGAACCATCTGGACGCTCCGACGACTTTACCGGTGAAGAAGACCCGCTGCTCAAGCCCTGATTCGCGCACCCGGGCCTCGAGGCGGGCCCGTTCGCTGCCGTCGCCCATGATGACGCAGTGGAACTCAGGATGACGCGGGGGCAGGAGCCGGAGTGCCTCGAGCAGTACGTGAACGCCTTTCTGCGGTTCGAGACGGGCGGCGACTCCGACCACGACGCTTCCATCCGGCACCCGAACCCCTAATACCGAAAACCCGGAACCCGAGCCGTTCCTTGCCGCCAACTGTGAGAGGGAGGTTTCTCCAGTCGGTGCTGGGGTTGTGTCCGGTACACCGTTGTGCACCACGGTAATCTGCTCCCGGGGGAAGCCGGTTTTCGCCCACCGGGCTGCCTCGTCGGCGGATACCGCGATGAGCGGGATACGCATCGAACGGAGCAGATGGGAGCCTATCCGGTATGTCCAAGGGGCGCCGCTTCCAAAGTACCCGTGCG
Encoded here:
- a CDS encoding response regulator transcription factor, with amino-acid sequence MTVGAWPAASGSLAGLLAAGEAPRVLLLGPEPEEAARLVSFLRRVGFEAEATGLPVIAEEDGCPDTRAVQGLASRFDLAVVWLSEPDVQAREWVPVLRGLLRLPVVVASSDNRYESRVAALRAGAEDYVCRPLSPSEVALRLRAIYRRVGSRRVAQGPGGRSGQAAAHGLTVGPLSLERETRRAAVGGRSLDLTCREFNLLWLLASNPGRVFSRDELMLKLWGDEEAASQECVTVLVSRLRRKLRRAGAPPRLRIRALWGVGYRLEGPSPALPLSEAPVALGAGAALSLR
- the nrfD gene encoding NrfD/PsrC family molybdoenzyme membrane anchor subunit, whose amino-acid sequence is MKELAQHAAPGTMVLRGLSERVASIGWGRLVLWAVALSGAAAMVYRLGWGLGASTNLSDDWPWGWWIAVDVMGGVALAAGAFVVAAWVHVFGRHRYEVLAKPAVLTGFLGYLMVVVGLLMDIGRPYRIWHPIVMWQPHSVMFEVAWCVMCYTTVLALEFSPVAFEGLGWRRAARRVRRAIVPLVILGVMFSTLHQSSLGSLLLIAPYRMNPLWYSPLLPVFYFASAVAAGLATVQLEASAAGRFYGHRVGSALMEGLSRGLVWVLVLNAALRVADWVVRGTGPWMGPVTLESALAAAEVGLGMLVPAALLAVRSLRRRSAVRLWAAWMVVAGVLMNRIDSSLVAMRQSASSAYWPSVLEFVVTAGIIAGGMLAYDCVARHWPLFEAAAEPTPERAAAEHHRKTVEAPAS
- a CDS encoding glycosyltransferase family 4 protein, producing the protein MAGQEELRYDGPVVWVVPYLQTGGTEHHLLYLLQAVHWAVQPVVLGPPGPLGATLEAAGARVHYFQDPRGNWWRGLRSYLQSLSNALLPERSGLQEGRQGPRAVVHVHGAAELAWLAAGRVRRAGAALLFTAHGYFGSGAPWTYRIGSHLLRSMRIPLIAVSADEAARWAKTGFPREQITVVHNGVPDTTPAPTGETSLSQLAARNGSGSGFSVLGVRVPDGSVVVGVAARLEPQKGVHVLLEALRLLPPRHPEFHCVIMGDGSERARLEARVRESGLEQRVFFTGKVVGASRWFTQCDIVCLPSLDEALPLSIIEAMAAGCAVVATSVGGIPEVVRDGVDGLLVPPGDPEALARALSRLASDPKTRARMQRAARARYEEAFTARRMAARTLEIYRRLSAAPAPSATGASESGSAGDGPSSR